The proteins below come from a single Geobacillus thermoleovorans genomic window:
- the ispD gene encoding 2-C-methyl-D-erythritol 4-phosphate cytidylyltransferase, which translates to MNYEAIVLAAGRGKRMNAGMNKQFLELGGEPLIVRTLNVFERDERCTRIVLVVNPAERSRFEQLLARFRIQKVAALTDGGEERQYSVYNGLQALAGEEIVLIHDGARPFVRVHHLHELVNAAVQYGAAIPAVRVKDTIKKANGLFVEQTIDRSSLWAVQTPQAFRLSLIMEAHEAAKQAGYLGTDDASLVERIGKPVKIIEGDYRNIKLTTPEDLLFAEAILASRMAE; encoded by the coding sequence ATGAATTACGAAGCGATTGTCTTGGCGGCCGGGCGAGGAAAGCGGATGAACGCCGGCATGAACAAGCAATTCCTTGAGCTTGGCGGTGAGCCGCTCATCGTTCGGACGCTGAACGTGTTTGAGCGCGATGAGCGGTGCACCCGCATCGTGCTCGTCGTCAACCCAGCCGAGCGAAGCCGATTTGAGCAGCTGCTCGCCCGCTTTCGCATTCAAAAAGTCGCCGCGCTTACCGACGGCGGCGAGGAGCGGCAGTATAGCGTTTATAACGGATTGCAGGCGCTCGCGGGGGAGGAGATTGTTCTCATCCATGACGGCGCCCGCCCGTTTGTCCGCGTCCATCATTTGCACGAGCTAGTGAACGCCGCTGTTCAGTACGGGGCGGCGATCCCGGCAGTGCGGGTGAAAGATACGATCAAAAAAGCGAACGGTTTGTTTGTCGAACAGACGATTGATCGTTCCAGCTTGTGGGCGGTGCAGACGCCACAAGCTTTTCGTCTGTCTTTGATCATGGAAGCGCACGAAGCGGCGAAACAGGCTGGCTATCTCGGCACGGATGACGCCAGCCTTGTGGAGCGAATCGGCAAGCCGGTGAAGATCATTGAGGGGGATTATCGCAATATTAAGCTGACGACGCCGGAGGACCTTTTGTTTGCTGAAGCGATTTTGGCAAGCCGGATGGCCGAATAG
- the radA gene encoding DNA repair protein RadA → MAKKKTKFVCQECGYESAKWLGRCPGCQTWNSFVEEIEQEKPTVRGAFLHSERAGSAKPVPITAVEAVQEPRMKTNSAELDRVLGGGIVKGSLVLIGGDPGIGKSTLLLQTSAQLAAAGHQVLYVSGEESVKQVKLRAGRLRAECDQLYVLAEADLEYIVAAVETVQPACVIIDSIQTVYRTDISSAPGSVAQVRECTAELMKLAKTKGIAIFIVGHVTKEGAIAGPRLLEHMVDTVLYFEGERHHTYRILRAVKNRFGSTNEIGIFEMRDIGLKEVENPSEVFLEERSRGAAGSTVVAAMEGTRPVLVEIQALVSPTSFGNPRRMATGLDHNRVSLLMAVLEKRVGLLLQNQDAYLKVAGGVKLDEPAIDLAVAVSIASSFRDRPTNPADVIIGEVGLTGEVRRVSRIEQRVQEAVKLGFSRIIVPKNNLAGWQPPKGVQVIGVSHVAEALEHTMC, encoded by the coding sequence ATGGCGAAGAAGAAAACGAAGTTCGTTTGCCAAGAGTGTGGATATGAGTCGGCCAAATGGCTTGGACGCTGTCCGGGATGCCAAACATGGAATTCGTTTGTTGAGGAAATTGAGCAGGAGAAACCGACTGTGCGCGGCGCATTTCTTCATTCGGAGCGGGCGGGTTCGGCCAAACCGGTCCCGATTACAGCCGTGGAGGCGGTGCAAGAGCCGCGCATGAAAACGAACAGCGCGGAGCTCGATCGCGTGCTGGGCGGTGGAATCGTCAAAGGTTCGCTCGTTTTGATCGGCGGCGACCCTGGCATTGGCAAATCAACGTTGCTTTTGCAAACATCGGCGCAGCTGGCCGCCGCTGGGCATCAAGTGCTGTATGTCTCCGGTGAGGAATCGGTCAAACAAGTAAAGCTGCGCGCTGGACGCCTTCGTGCGGAGTGCGATCAGCTGTACGTGTTGGCGGAAGCAGATTTGGAATACATTGTGGCAGCGGTTGAAACGGTTCAACCTGCTTGTGTCATCATTGATTCGATTCAGACGGTGTATCGCACCGATATTTCCTCTGCACCGGGCAGCGTCGCCCAAGTGCGCGAATGCACGGCCGAGCTGATGAAGCTGGCGAAAACAAAAGGCATTGCCATTTTTATCGTCGGTCATGTGACGAAGGAAGGGGCGATCGCCGGGCCGCGCCTGCTCGAACATATGGTGGACACCGTTCTCTATTTTGAAGGGGAGCGACACCATACGTATCGCATTTTGCGAGCGGTGAAAAACCGTTTTGGCTCAACGAACGAAATCGGCATTTTTGAGATGCGCGACATTGGGCTGAAGGAAGTGGAAAACCCATCAGAAGTGTTTTTAGAAGAACGGTCGCGCGGAGCGGCTGGCTCGACGGTCGTGGCGGCGATGGAAGGGACGCGGCCGGTGCTCGTGGAAATCCAGGCGCTCGTCTCGCCGACGAGCTTCGGCAACCCGAGACGGATGGCGACCGGCCTTGACCATAACCGTGTGTCGCTTTTGATGGCCGTGCTCGAAAAGCGGGTTGGGCTGCTGTTGCAAAACCAAGATGCTTATTTGAAAGTGGCGGGCGGCGTGAAGCTTGATGAGCCGGCAATTGACTTGGCGGTCGCTGTCAGCATCGCCTCGAGCTTTCGCGATCGGCCGACGAATCCGGCGGATGTCATTATCGGCGAAGTCGGCTTAACTGGAGAGGTGCGCCGCGTCTCGCGCATCGAACAGCGCGTGCAGGAGGCGGTAAAATTAGGCTTTTCCCGCATCATTGTGCCAAAAAACAATTTAGCCGGCTGGCAGCCGCCAAAAGGTGTGCAAGTGATCGGTGTTTCGCATGTGGCCGAGGCGCTTGAGCATACAATGTGTTAA
- a CDS encoding protein arginine kinase yields MSFEKFFNTAVSAWMSQEGPDSDIVLSSRIRLARNIVDFRFPTLFSSEEAMQIVALFERTFAHRSYGGAGRFELLKMSELQPIEKRVLVEKHLISPHLAEDSPFGACLLSENEEISIMINEEDHIRIQCLFPGLQLAEALEAASELDDWIEGYVNYAFDERLGYLTSCPTNVGTGLRASVMMHLPALVLTQQINRIIPAINQLGLVVRGTYGEGSEALGNIFQISNQITLGKSEEDIVADLHTIVQQLIAQERAARQALVKTLGIQLEDKVFRSYGILANCRVIESKEAAQCLSDVRLGIDLGYIKNISRNILNELMILTQPGFLQQYAGGALRPEERDVRRAALIRERLKMEERRKMEGDER; encoded by the coding sequence ATGTCGTTCGAGAAGTTTTTCAATACGGCGGTCAGCGCGTGGATGAGCCAAGAGGGGCCGGATTCGGACATCGTCTTAAGCAGTCGCATCCGACTGGCGCGCAACATCGTTGACTTTCGTTTTCCAACGCTGTTTAGCAGTGAAGAAGCGATGCAAATCGTCGCGTTGTTTGAACGGACGTTCGCCCATCGTTCTTACGGAGGGGCAGGCCGCTTCGAGTTGTTGAAAATGTCGGAGCTTCAGCCGATTGAAAAACGGGTATTGGTAGAAAAACACTTAATTAGTCCGCATCTGGCTGAGGATTCGCCGTTTGGCGCTTGTCTGCTTTCGGAAAATGAAGAAATCAGCATCATGATCAACGAGGAGGATCATATCCGCATCCAATGCCTATTCCCGGGGTTGCAGCTTGCTGAGGCTCTCGAGGCGGCGAGCGAATTGGACGATTGGATTGAAGGGTATGTCAACTATGCCTTTGACGAGCGGCTTGGTTATTTAACGAGCTGCCCGACCAATGTCGGGACGGGATTGCGGGCTTCGGTGATGATGCATCTTCCGGCGCTTGTGCTGACGCAGCAAATTAACCGTATTATTCCTGCCATCAACCAGCTTGGGCTTGTTGTCCGTGGAACATACGGTGAAGGGAGTGAAGCGTTGGGAAATATATTCCAAATTTCCAACCAGATCACGCTTGGGAAATCGGAGGAAGACATTGTTGCTGATTTGCATACGATCGTTCAGCAGCTGATCGCCCAAGAAAGAGCGGCTCGTCAGGCATTAGTGAAAACTTTGGGCATACAATTAGAAGACAAGGTGTTCCGTTCATACGGCATACTGGCCAACTGCCGCGTCATCGAATCGAAAGAAGCGGCGCAATGTCTGTCCGATGTTCGCTTAGGGATTGATCTAGGATATATCAAGAACATCTCGCGCAACATTTTAAATGAGCTGATGATTTTGACGCAGCCGGGATTTTTGCAGCAATATGCCGGCGGGGCGCTTCGCCCTGAAGAACGGGACGTCCGCCGCGCGGCGCTGATCCGGGAGCGTTTAAAGATGGAGGAACGAAGAAAGATGGAGGGTGATGAACGATGA
- the gltX gene encoding glutamate--tRNA ligase, giving the protein MAKEVRVRYAPSPTGHLHIGGARTALFNYLFARHHGGKMIVRIEDTDIERNVEGGEKSQLENLKWLGIDYDESIDQDGGYGPYRQTERLDIYRKYVNELLEQGHAYKCFCTPEELEREREAQRAAGIAAPQYSGKCRHLTPEQVAELEAQGKPYTIRLKVPEGKTYEFYDLVRGKVVFESKDVGGDWVIVKANGIPTYNFAVVIDDHLMEISHVFRGEEHLSNTPKQLMVYEYFGWEPPQFAHLTLIVNEQRKKLSKRDESIIQFVSQYKELGYLPEAMFNFFALLGWSPEGEEEIFTKDELIRMFDVSRLSKSPSMFDTKKLTWMNNQYIKKLDLDRLVELALPHLVKAGRLPADMTDEQRQWARDLIALYQEQMSYGAEIVPLSELFFKEEIDYEDEARQVLAEEQVPAVLSTFLESVRELEPFTADEIKAAIKAVQKATGQKGKKLFMPIRAAVTGQTHGPELPFAIQLLGKEKVIERLERALQEKF; this is encoded by the coding sequence ATGGCAAAAGAGGTGCGCGTGCGCTATGCGCCGAGCCCAACCGGCCATTTGCATATCGGCGGGGCGCGGACAGCGCTGTTTAACTATTTGTTTGCCCGCCATCACGGTGGAAAAATGATCGTCCGCATCGAGGATACGGATATTGAACGGAACGTCGAAGGCGGCGAAAAGTCGCAGCTCGAAAACTTAAAATGGCTCGGCATTGATTATGATGAATCGATTGATCAAGATGGCGGCTACGGGCCGTACCGGCAAACGGAGCGGCTCGATATTTACCGAAAATATGTGAATGAATTGCTTGAGCAAGGGCATGCGTACAAATGTTTTTGCACGCCGGAAGAGCTCGAGCGCGAGCGGGAGGCGCAGCGGGCGGCCGGCATCGCCGCTCCGCAGTACAGCGGCAAATGCCGCCATTTGACGCCGGAGCAGGTCGCGGAGCTCGAGGCGCAAGGGAAGCCGTATACGATCCGCCTGAAGGTGCCGGAAGGGAAAACGTACGAGTTTTACGATTTAGTGCGCGGCAAAGTGGTGTTTGAATCGAAAGATGTCGGCGGCGATTGGGTGATTGTCAAGGCGAATGGCATTCCGACATACAATTTCGCTGTTGTCATCGACGACCATTTAATGGAAATCAGTCATGTGTTTCGCGGTGAGGAACATTTGTCCAATACGCCGAAGCAGCTCATGGTATACGAGTACTTCGGCTGGGAGCCGCCGCAGTTCGCGCACTTGACGTTGATCGTCAACGAGCAGCGGAAAAAGCTGTCGAAGCGCGATGAATCAATCATTCAGTTCGTCTCGCAATACAAAGAACTTGGCTATTTGCCGGAAGCGATGTTCAACTTTTTCGCTTTGCTTGGCTGGTCGCCGGAAGGAGAGGAAGAAATTTTTACGAAAGACGAACTGATCCGCATGTTCGATGTCTCCCGGCTGTCAAAATCGCCGTCCATGTTTGATACGAAAAAGCTGACATGGATGAACAACCAATATATCAAAAAGCTTGATCTTGACCGGCTTGTCGAGCTGGCCTTGCCGCATTTAGTGAAAGCCGGGCGCCTGCCGGCGGATATGACGGACGAACAGCGGCAATGGGCGCGCGATTTAATTGCTTTGTATCAAGAGCAAATGAGCTACGGTGCGGAGATCGTCCCGCTGTCTGAGCTGTTCTTTAAAGAAGAAATCGACTACGAGGACGAGGCGCGTCAAGTGCTTGCTGAAGAGCAAGTGCCGGCTGTGCTTTCCACCTTCCTTGAGAGCGTGCGTGAGCTTGAGCCGTTTACGGCAGACGAGATTAAAGCGGCCATTAAAGCGGTGCAAAAGGCGACCGGGCAAAAAGGGAAAAAGTTGTTTATGCCGATCCGCGCGGCGGTGACGGGACAAACGCACGGACCGGAGCTGCCGTTTGCCATTCAGTTGCTCGGCAAAGAAAAAGTGATCGAGCGGCTGGAGCGGGCGTTGCAAGAAAAATTTTAA
- a CDS encoding PIN/TRAM domain-containing protein: MVKRIVQLFFLAVGGTLGAMFFPDLLKVMNVSGMPLLNNSYTLAVLGAVVFFLLTFWLVDYVVDMIRWVEETLVKAPAADVLFGSLGLIFGLIIAFFVVMPLQSFHIQVLNTVLPIFLTVLLGYLGFRVGLKKRNELMNLFSLSNRMAKKKGGEAENEPSKGGAVKILDTSVIIDGRIADICQTGFLEGPLVIPRFVLEELQHIADSSDVLKRNRGRRGLDILNRIQKEMAMKVEIHEADFSDVQEVDSKLVKLAKQLQGVVVTNDFNLNKVCELQNVRVLNINDLANAVKPVVLPGEELNVHVIKDGKEHNQGVAYLDDGTMIVVEDGKEYIGKRVDVLVTSVLQTSAGRMIFAKLKLLQKAL; encoded by the coding sequence ATGGTCAAACGCATTGTGCAATTATTTTTCCTCGCCGTGGGCGGAACGTTAGGCGCCATGTTTTTTCCTGACTTGCTTAAGGTGATGAATGTGAGCGGCATGCCGCTTCTCAATAATTCTTATACGCTGGCGGTGCTGGGGGCAGTCGTTTTCTTTTTGTTGACGTTTTGGCTTGTCGATTATGTGGTCGACATGATTCGCTGGGTGGAGGAAACGCTCGTGAAGGCGCCGGCCGCCGACGTGCTGTTTGGCAGTCTCGGGCTGATTTTCGGTCTTATTATCGCGTTTTTCGTTGTCATGCCGTTGCAGTCGTTTCACATTCAAGTGTTGAATACGGTGTTGCCGATTTTTTTGACGGTGTTGCTTGGCTACTTAGGGTTTCGCGTCGGTTTAAAGAAACGGAATGAGTTGATGAACTTATTTTCCTTGTCCAATCGCATGGCGAAGAAAAAAGGTGGAGAAGCGGAAAACGAACCGTCAAAGGGCGGTGCTGTGAAAATTTTGGATACGAGCGTCATCATCGACGGGCGGATCGCAGACATTTGCCAAACCGGGTTTTTGGAAGGGCCGCTTGTCATTCCGCGGTTTGTGCTCGAAGAATTGCAGCATATCGCCGATTCGTCCGATGTGCTGAAGCGGAACCGCGGCCGCCGCGGCTTGGATATTTTGAACCGCATCCAAAAAGAAATGGCGATGAAAGTGGAAATCCATGAAGCGGATTTCAGCGACGTCCAGGAAGTCGACAGCAAACTCGTCAAGCTGGCGAAGCAGCTTCAAGGCGTTGTCGTGACGAACGATTTCAATTTAAACAAAGTATGTGAGCTGCAAAACGTGCGTGTTTTGAATATCAACGATTTAGCGAATGCCGTCAAACCGGTCGTGTTGCCAGGCGAGGAGCTGAACGTACACGTCATTAAAGATGGGAAGGAGCATAACCAAGGCGTGGCCTATTTGGACGACGGGACGATGATCGTCGTTGAAGATGGCAAAGAATATATCGGCAAACGGGTTGACGTTTTAGTCACCAGCGTGTTACAAACATCTGCAGGGAGAATGATTTTTGCCAAATTGAAACTGCTGCAAAAAGCGTTGTAA
- the cysE gene encoding serine O-acetyltransferase: MSAAQGRFFIQDNLEGWREDIMFKTLKEDIEVIFEQDPAARSYLEVILTYSGLHAIWAHRIAHALYKRKFYFLARLISQISRFFTGIEIHPGAKIGRRFFIDHGMGVVIGETCEIGDNVTVYQGVTLGGTGKEKGKRHPTIKDNCLIAAGAKVLGSITIGENSKIGAGSVVLKDVPPNSTVVGIPGRVVVRDGVKVKKDLNHTDLPDPIADRFRELEEEIARLKSELEALKQQERKNEYEQHPAL; the protein is encoded by the coding sequence GTGTCTGCGGCACAGGGACGCTTTTTTATTCAAGACAACTTAGAGGGATGGAGGGAGGACATTATGTTTAAAACGTTAAAAGAGGATATTGAGGTCATTTTTGAGCAAGACCCGGCGGCGAGAAGCTATTTGGAAGTCATTTTAACGTATTCCGGCCTGCATGCCATCTGGGCGCATCGGATCGCCCATGCGCTTTACAAGCGGAAATTTTACTTTCTTGCCCGCTTGATTTCGCAAATCAGCCGCTTTTTCACTGGCATTGAAATCCATCCGGGCGCGAAAATCGGCCGCCGCTTTTTCATCGACCACGGCATGGGCGTGGTGATCGGCGAAACGTGCGAAATCGGCGACAATGTCACTGTCTATCAAGGGGTCACATTAGGCGGGACAGGGAAAGAAAAAGGGAAGCGGCACCCGACGATCAAAGACAACTGTTTGATCGCTGCCGGCGCGAAAGTGCTCGGTTCGATTACGATCGGGGAAAACTCGAAAATCGGCGCTGGGTCGGTCGTGTTAAAAGACGTACCGCCCAATTCGACCGTCGTTGGCATTCCGGGCCGCGTCGTTGTGCGCGACGGGGTGAAAGTGAAGAAAGATTTAAACCATACCGACCTTCCTGACCCGATCGCCGACCGGTTTCGGGAGCTTGAAGAGGAAATCGCCCGGCTGAAAAGCGAGCTTGAGGCATTGAAACAACAAGAAAGGAAGAACGAGTATGAGCAGCATCCGGCTTTATAA
- the ispF gene encoding 2-C-methyl-D-erythritol 2,4-cyclodiphosphate synthase, with protein MFRIGQGFDVHQLVEGRPLIIGGVTIPYEKGLLGHSDADVLLHAVADACLGAIGAGDIGRHFPDTDPRFKDADSAELLAHVWALARQEGYRLVNADCTIIAQKPKLAPYIEEMRAVIARLLEAERSQVNVKATTTEKLGFTGRGEGIAAQAVVLLQKS; from the coding sequence ATGTTTCGCATTGGACAAGGGTTTGACGTCCATCAGCTTGTTGAAGGGCGTCCGCTGATCATTGGCGGCGTTACTATTCCGTATGAAAAGGGGCTGCTCGGCCACTCAGATGCCGACGTGCTGCTTCATGCGGTGGCGGACGCATGCCTTGGGGCGATCGGCGCCGGCGATATCGGCCGGCATTTTCCAGACACAGATCCGCGCTTTAAAGATGCCGACTCGGCTGAGCTGTTGGCGCACGTATGGGCGCTCGCTCGGCAGGAAGGGTATAGGCTCGTGAACGCCGACTGCACGATCATCGCACAAAAGCCGAAGCTGGCGCCATATATTGAAGAAATGAGGGCGGTGATCGCTCGGTTGCTGGAAGCCGAGCGCTCGCAAGTCAATGTGAAGGCAACGACGACGGAGAAGCTTGGATTCACTGGGCGGGGGGAAGGCATTGCCGCCCAGGCGGTCGTCTTGCTGCAAAAAAGCTAA
- a CDS encoding UvrB/UvrC motif-containing protein: MICQECKQRPATMHFTKIVNGEKTEFHLCEQCAREHGHMFTFYGNDDFSLNNLLAGLLNFQAPMKEMTANAFPNPDVLQCETCQMTYHQFTQIGRFGCANCYRTFARYLPPILKRLHSGNTAHSGKIPKRKGGVLHLRKQLAMLKQKLQELVAREEFERAAEVRDQIRSLEDELRRRGEGDM; encoded by the coding sequence TTGATTTGCCAAGAATGCAAGCAGCGGCCGGCCACGATGCACTTTACAAAAATTGTAAACGGAGAGAAAACGGAGTTCCATCTTTGCGAGCAATGTGCCAGAGAGCATGGCCATATGTTTACGTTCTACGGCAATGATGATTTTTCACTCAACAACTTGTTGGCGGGGCTTCTTAACTTTCAAGCGCCGATGAAAGAGATGACGGCGAACGCGTTTCCGAACCCGGATGTACTTCAATGTGAGACGTGCCAAATGACATACCATCAATTCACACAAATCGGGCGGTTCGGCTGCGCTAACTGCTACCGGACGTTTGCACGCTACTTGCCGCCGATTTTGAAACGGCTCCATAGCGGCAATACCGCTCATTCAGGAAAAATTCCGAAGCGAAAAGGCGGCGTTCTCCATTTGCGCAAGCAACTTGCTATGTTGAAACAAAAGCTTCAGGAGCTCGTTGCTCGTGAGGAATTCGAGCGGGCGGCCGAGGTGCGCGACCAAATCCGCTCGTTGGAGGATGAACTGCGTCGACGCGGAGAGGGGGATATGTAA
- the clpC gene encoding ATP-dependent protease ATP-binding subunit ClpC has product MMFGRFTERAQKVLALAQEEAIRLGHNNIGTEHILLGLIREGEGIAAKALMALGLGPDKIQKEVESLIGRGSEVSHTIHYTPRAKKVIELSMDEARKLGHSYVGTEHILLGLIREGEGVAARVLNNLGVSLNKARQQVLQLLGSNESMSGHGGGASHVSTPTLDSLARDLTAIAREGRLDPVIGRSKEIQRVIEVLSRRTKNNPVLIGEPGVGKTAIAEGLAQQIVNNEVPETLRDKRVMTLDMGTVVAGTKYRGEFEDRLKKVMDEIRQAGNIILFIDELHTLIGAGGAEGAIDASNILKPALARGELQCIGATTLDEYRKYIEKDAALERRFQPIYVDEPTVEESIQILKGLRDRYEAHHRVSISDEAIVQAVKLSDRYITDRFLPDKAIDLIDEACSKVRLRSFTAPPKLKELEQKLEEVRKEKDAAVQSQEFEKAASLRDMEQRLREELEETKRAWKEKQGQENLEVTVEDIAAVVSSWTGIPVSKLAETETERLLKLEEILHSRVVGQDEAVKAVAKAVRRARAGLKDPKRPIGSFIFLGPTGVGKTELARALAEAMFGDEDALIRIDMSEYMEKHSTSRLIGSPPGYVGYEEGGQLTEKVRRKPYSVVLLDEMEKAHPDVFNILLQVLEDGRLTDSKGRTVDFRNTIIIMTSNVGADALKRNKYVGFNIQDGNQQYKDMKSKVMDELKKAFRPEFLNRIDEIIVFHSLEKDHLKQIVRLMADTLVKRLKEQDIDLELTEAAIEKIAAEGFDPEYGARPLRRALQKHVEDRLSEELLKGTIAKGQKVVVDVKDGEFVVLSKQAVV; this is encoded by the coding sequence ATGATGTTTGGCAGATTTACGGAACGGGCGCAAAAAGTGCTGGCGCTGGCGCAGGAAGAAGCCATTCGCCTCGGCCATAACAATATCGGCACAGAACATATTTTGCTCGGCCTCATCCGCGAGGGCGAGGGGATCGCGGCTAAGGCGCTCATGGCGCTTGGGCTCGGCCCAGATAAAATTCAAAAAGAAGTCGAATCGCTCATCGGCCGTGGCAGTGAAGTGTCGCATACGATCCACTATACACCGCGGGCGAAAAAAGTAATTGAGCTGTCGATGGATGAAGCGCGGAAGCTCGGCCATTCATACGTCGGCACAGAACATATTTTGCTTGGGTTGATCCGCGAAGGCGAAGGGGTGGCCGCCCGCGTGCTGAACAACTTGGGAGTAAGCTTGAACAAAGCGCGCCAGCAAGTGTTGCAGCTGCTTGGCAGCAATGAGTCGATGTCAGGCCATGGCGGCGGTGCTTCGCACGTGAGCACTCCGACGCTTGACAGCCTCGCCCGCGATTTGACAGCGATTGCCCGCGAAGGGCGGCTGGACCCGGTCATCGGCCGCAGTAAAGAAATTCAGCGCGTCATTGAAGTATTAAGCCGGCGGACGAAAAATAATCCGGTGTTGATCGGCGAGCCGGGCGTTGGGAAAACGGCCATTGCTGAAGGGTTAGCCCAACAAATCGTCAATAACGAAGTGCCGGAAACGCTGCGCGACAAGCGGGTCATGACGCTCGATATGGGGACAGTCGTCGCCGGAACGAAATACCGTGGAGAATTTGAAGACCGACTGAAAAAAGTGATGGATGAAATTCGTCAAGCGGGCAACATCATCTTGTTTATCGATGAGCTGCATACATTAATTGGCGCCGGTGGGGCGGAAGGAGCGATCGACGCGTCGAACATTTTGAAACCGGCGTTGGCGCGCGGGGAGCTTCAATGCATCGGCGCGACAACGCTCGATGAATACCGGAAATATATTGAAAAAGACGCCGCGCTTGAACGCCGCTTTCAGCCGATTTACGTTGATGAACCGACAGTGGAAGAATCGATCCAAATTTTAAAAGGGTTGCGCGATCGGTATGAAGCGCACCACCGCGTTTCGATTTCCGACGAGGCGATCGTGCAAGCCGTCAAGTTGTCCGACCGCTACATTACCGACCGTTTCTTGCCGGATAAGGCGATCGATTTGATCGACGAGGCTTGCTCGAAAGTGCGCCTTCGTTCGTTCACCGCACCGCCGAAATTGAAAGAACTTGAACAAAAGCTCGAGGAAGTGCGGAAAGAAAAAGACGCGGCCGTGCAAAGCCAAGAGTTTGAGAAAGCGGCGTCGCTGCGCGATATGGAACAGCGGCTGCGCGAAGAACTGGAGGAAACGAAACGTGCGTGGAAAGAAAAACAAGGCCAAGAAAATTTGGAAGTGACGGTCGAAGACATCGCCGCGGTCGTCTCGAGTTGGACCGGCATTCCGGTATCGAAGCTCGCTGAGACGGAAACGGAGCGGCTGCTCAAGCTGGAAGAAATTTTGCATTCGCGTGTCGTCGGCCAAGACGAGGCGGTCAAAGCGGTCGCCAAAGCGGTGCGCCGCGCCCGTGCTGGCCTGAAAGACCCGAAACGCCCGATCGGTTCGTTCATTTTCCTTGGTCCGACCGGGGTTGGGAAAACGGAGTTGGCTCGAGCCTTGGCAGAAGCGATGTTTGGCGATGAAGACGCCCTCATTCGCATCGATATGTCCGAGTATATGGAAAAACACTCGACATCGCGGCTCATCGGGTCGCCGCCGGGGTATGTCGGTTATGAAGAAGGCGGCCAGCTGACGGAAAAAGTGCGCCGCAAGCCGTATTCGGTTGTCCTGTTAGATGAGATGGAAAAAGCGCATCCGGACGTGTTCAATATTTTGCTGCAAGTGTTGGAAGATGGGCGGCTGACTGACTCGAAAGGGCGGACGGTCGACTTCCGCAACACGATCATCATCATGACGTCCAACGTCGGCGCCGATGCGCTGAAACGGAATAAGTACGTTGGCTTCAACATTCAAGACGGGAACCAGCAATACAAAGATATGAAAAGCAAAGTGATGGATGAGCTGAAAAAAGCATTCCGTCCAGAGTTTTTAAACCGGATCGACGAAATCATCGTCTTCCATTCGCTCGAAAAAGACCATCTGAAACAAATCGTCCGATTGATGGCCGATACGCTCGTGAAGCGGCTGAAAGAGCAAGACATTGATCTTGAGCTGACGGAGGCCGCCATTGAGAAAATCGCCGCCGAAGGGTTCGATCCAGAATACGGTGCCCGCCCGCTGCGCCGCGCCTTGCAAAAGCATGTTGAAGACCGTTTGTCCGAAGAATTGTTAAAAGGCACGATCGCCAAAGGGCAAAAAGTCGTCGTGGATGTCAAAGACGGGGAGTTTGTCGTATTGTCGAAACAAGCGGTCGTGTGA